CTGCGCTTGACCATCGGCGCCAGCACCTTGCCCCCGAACTCGACGAAGCCGGTGACGCCGGCCTCCGCCATCGCGATCACCGATTCGCGCCAGCGCACCCGGCCGGTGACCTGACTGACGAGCAGGTCGCGGATGGTGGCGGGATCGGCGACGGCGGCGGCGGTGACGTTGGCGAACAGCGGCACCAGCGGGGACACCAGCGCCGCCGTGCCCAGCGCCTCGGCCATCGCATCGGCCGCGGGCTGCATCAACGGGCAGTGGAAGGGGGCGGACACCGGCAGCAGCACGCCGCGCTTGATGCCATGATCCTTCACCATCGCCACCGCGCGATCGATCGCGCCCTTGTGGCCGGAGATCACGACCTGCGTCGGATCATTGTCGTTGGCGACGGTGCAGACCTCCCCCGCCGCCGCGGCGTCGGCGAGCGCCTGCGCCTTTTCGATATCGGCGCCGAGCAACGCCGCCATCGCGCCGATGCCCACCGGCACCGCCGCCTGCATCGCCTGCCCGCGCAGCTTGAGCAGCCGCGCGGTGGTCGCGAGATCGAGCGCCTGCGCGGCGCACAGCGCGCTATATTCGCCGAGCGAATGGCCGGCGACGAACGCCGCCTTGTCGGCGAGGCTGATGCCGCCTTCCTTTTCGAGCACGCGCAACGTGGCGATCGCGTTTGCCATGATCGCGGGCTGGGCATTCTCGGTCAGCACCA
The window above is part of the Sphingomonas sanxanigenens DSM 19645 = NX02 genome. Proteins encoded here:
- the fabD gene encoding ACP S-malonyltransferase — encoded protein: MRAFIFPGQGSQAVGMGKALADASTAAREVFQEVDDALGQNLFRLMSEGPEDQLVLTENAQPAIMANAIATLRVLEKEGGISLADKAAFVAGHSLGEYSALCAAQALDLATTARLLKLRGQAMQAAVPVGIGAMAALLGADIEKAQALADAAAAGEVCTVANDNDPTQVVISGHKGAIDRAVAMVKDHGIKRGVLLPVSAPFHCPLMQPAADAMAEALGTAALVSPLVPLFANVTAAAVADPATIRDLLVSQVTGRVRWRESVIAMAEAGVTGFVEFGGKVLAPMVKRSAPAEAEAASIVAMADIEALAKSL